The Polypterus senegalus isolate Bchr_013 chromosome 10, ASM1683550v1, whole genome shotgun sequence genomic interval TCATCTCCTGTTACCACAGATAGTCAAACAACAGCTTCAACCTCAACACCAGCTGCAACCTCTGAAACAACACCATCACCTACCACGGCATCATCTAGTGCAGAATCAACTAGTACTTCATCTGTTGAAACTACAGTAAGTCAAACAACAACTTTATCCTCAACAGCTACAGAAAACTCTCCAACAACACCTTCAAGTACTTCACAATCCTCTAGTGCAGTTTCAACTACAACTTCATCTCAGACCACCACTTCTGCATCAACATCTTtggaaacatctacagcatcaccTACAACTTCAACAGCATCACCTACTGTATCTTCAACTACCACTTCATCACCAGTAACTACAAATTCGAAACAACTTCAGGCTCGACATCTACAGTAACCACTCCAACAACACTTCTAACAACCAGTGCATCATCTACTGAAGCATCAACTAGCACTTCATCTCCTGTTACCACAGATAGTCAAACAACAGCTTCAACCTCAACACCAGCTGCAACCTCTGAAACAACACCATCACCTACCACGGCATCATCTAGTGCAGAATCAACTAGTACTTCATCTGTTGAAACTACAGTAAGTCAAACAACAACTTTATCCTCAACAGCTACAGAAAACTCTCCAACAACACCTTCAAGTACTTCACAATCCTCTAGTGCAGTTTCAACCACCACTTCTGCATCAACATCTTtggaaacatctacagcatcaccTACAACTACAACTGCATCACCTACTGTATCTTCAACTACCACTTCATCACCAGTAACTACAAATTCCGAAACAACTTCAGCCTCGACATCTACAGTAACCACTCCAACAACACCTCCAACAACCAGTGCATCATCTACTGAAGCATCAAGTAGCACTTCATCTCCTGTTACCACAGATAGTCAAACAACAGCTTCAACCTCAACACCAGCTGCAACCTCTGAAACAACACCATCACCTACCACGGCATCATCTAGTGCAGAATCAACTAGTACTTCATCTGTTGAAACTACAGTAAGTCAAACAACAACTTTATCCTCAACAGCTACAGAAAACTCTCCAACAACACCTTCAAGTACTTCACAATCCTCTAGTGCAGTTTCAACTACAACTTCATCTCAGACCACCACTTCTGCATCAACATCTTtggaaacatctacagcatcaccTACAACTACAACTGCATCACCTACTGTATCTTCAACTACCACTTCATCACCAGTAACTACAAATTCCGAAACAACTTCAGCCTCGACATCTACAGTAACCACTCCAACAACACTTCCAACAACCAGTGCATCATCTACTGAAGCATCAAGTAGCACTTCATCTCCTGTTACCACAGATAGTCAAACAACAGCTTCAACCTCAACACCAGCTGCAACCTCTGAAACAACACCATCACCTACCACGGCATCATCTAGTGCAGAATCAACTAGTACTTCATCTGTTGAAACTACAGTAAGTCAAACAACAACTTTATCCTCAACAGCTACAGAAAACTCTCCAACAACACCTTCAAGTACTTCACAATCCTCTAGTGCAGTTTCAACTACAACTTTCTCAGACCACCACTTCTGCATCAACATCTTtggaaacatctacagcatcaccTACAACTACAACAGCATCACCTACTGTATCTTCAACTACCACTTCATCACCAGTAACTACAAATTCTGAAACAACTTCAGGCTCGACATCTACAGTAACCACTCCAACAACACTTCTAACAACCAGTGCATCATCTACTGAAGCATCAACTAGCACTTCATCTCCTGTTACCACAGATAGTCAAACAACAGCTTCAACCTCAACACCAGCTGCAACCTCTGAAACAACACCATCACCTACCACGGCATCATCTAGTGCAGAATCAACTAGTACTTCATCTGTTGAAACTACAGTAAGTCAAACAACAACTTTATCCTCAACAGCTACAGAAAACTCTCCAACAACACCTTCAAGTACTTCACAATCCTCTAGTGCAGTTTCAACTACAACTTCATCTCAGACCACCACTTCTGCATCAACATCTTtggaaacatctacagcatcaccTACAACTACAACTGCATCACCTACTGTATCTTCAACTACCACTTCATCACCAGTAACTACAAATTCCGAAACAACTTCAGCCTCGACATCTACAGTAACCACTCCAACAACACCTGCAACAACCAGTGCATCATCTACTGAAGCATCAAGTAGCACTTCATCTCCTGTTACCACAGATAGTCAAACAACAGCTTCAACCTCAACACCAGCTGCAACCTCTGAAACAACACCATCACCTACCACGGCATCATCTAGTGCAGAATCAACTAGTACTTCATCTGTTGAAACTACAGTAAGTCAAACAACAACTTTATCCTCAACAGCTACAGAAAACTCTCCAACAACACCTTCAAGTACTTCACAATCCTCTAGTGCAGTTTCAACTACAACTTCTTCTCAGACCACCACTTCTGCATCAACATCTTtggaaacatctacagcatcaccTACAACTACAACAGCATCACCTACTGTATCTTCAACTACCACTTCATCACCAGTAACTACAAATTACGAAACAACTTCAGGCTCGACATCTACAGTAACCACTCCAACAACACTTCTAACAACCAGTGCATCATCTACTGAAGCATCAACTAGCACTTCATCTCCTGTTACCACAGATAGTCAAACAACAGCTTCAACCTCAACACCAGCTGCAACCTCTGAAACAACACCATCACCTACCACGGCATCATCTAGTGCAGAATCAACTAGTACTTCATCTGTTGAAACTACAGTAAGTCAAACAACAACTTTATCCTCAACAGCTACAGAAAACTCTCCAACAACACCTTCAAGTACTTCACAATCCTCTAGTGCAGTTTCAACCACCACTTCTGCATCAACATCTTtggaaacatctacagcatcaccTACAACTACAACTGCATCACCTACTGTATCTTCAACTACCACTTCATCACCAGTAACTACAAATTCTGAAACAACTTCAGGCTCGACATCTACAGTAACCACTCCAACAACACTTCTAACAACCAGTGCATCATCTACTGAAGCATCAACTAGCACTTCATCTCCTGTTACCACAGATAGTCAAACAACAGCTTCAACCTCAACACCAGCTGCAACCTCTGAAACAACACCATCACCTACCACGGCATCATCTAGTGCAGAATCAACTAGTACTTCATCTGTTGAAACTACAGTAAGTCAAACAACAACTTTATCCTCAACAGCTACAGAAAACTCTCCAACAACACCTTCAAGTACTTCACAATCCTCTAGTGCAGTTTCAACCACCACTTCTGCATCAACATCTTtggaaacatctacagcatcaccTACAACTACAACTGCATCACCTACTGTATCTTCAACTACCACTTCATCACCAGTAACTACAAATTCCGAAACAACTTCAGCCTCGACATCTACAGTAACCACTCCAACAACACCTCCAACAACCAGTGCATCATCTACTGAAGCATCAAGTAGCACTTCATCTCCTGTTACCACAGATAGTCAAACAACAGCTTCAACCTCAACACCAGCTGCAACCTCTGAAACAACACCATCACCTACCACGGCATCATCTAGTGCAGAATCAACTAGTACTTCATCTGTTGAAACTACAGTAAGTCAAACAACAACTTTATCCTCAACAGCTACAGAAAACTCTCCAACAACACCTTCAAGTACTTCACAATCCTCTAGTGCAGTTTCAACTACAACTTCATCTCAGACCACCACTTCTGCATCAACATCTTtggaaacatctacagcatcaccTACAACTACAACAGCATCACCTACTGTATCTTCAACTACCACTTCATCACCAGTAACTACAAATTCGAAACAACTTCAGGTCGACATCTACAGTAACCACTCCAACAACACTTCTAACAACCAGTGCATCATCTACTGAAGCATCAACTAGCACTTCATCTCCTGTTACCACAGATAGTCAAACAACAGCTTCAACCTCAACACCAGCTGCAACCTCTGAAACAACACCATCACCTACCACGGCATCATCTAGTGCAGAATCAACTAGTACTTCATCTGTTGAAACTACAGTAAGTCAAACAACAACTTTATCCTCAACAGCTACAGAAAACTCTCCAACAACACCTTCAAGTACTTCACAATCCTCTAGTGCAGTTTCAACTACAACTTCATCTCAGACCACCACTTCTGCATCAACATCTTtggaaacatctacagcatcaccTACAACTACAACTGCATCACCTACTGTATCTTCAACTACCACTTCATCACCAGTAACTACAAATTCCGAAACAACTTCAGGCTCGACATCTACAGTAACCACTCCAACAACACTTCTAACAACCAGTGCATCATCTACTGAAGCATCAACTAGCACTTCATCTCCTGTTACCACAGATAGTCAAACAACAGCTTCAACCTCAACACCAGCTGCAACCTCTGAAACAACACCATCACCTACCACGGCATCATCTAGTGCAGAATCAACTAGTACTTCATCTGTTGAAACTACAGTAAGTCAAACAACAACTTTATCCTCAACAGCTACAGAAAACTCTCCAACAACACCTTCAAGTACTTCACAATCCTCTAGTGCAGTTTCAACCACCACTTCTGCATCAACATCTTtggaaacatctacagcatcaccTACAACTACAACTGCATCACCTACTGTATCTTCAACTACCACTTCATCACCAGTAACTACAAATCTCGAAACAACTTCAGGCTCGACATCTACAGTAACCACTCCAACAACACTTCTAACAACCAGTGCATCATCTACTGAAGCATCAACTAGCACTTCATCTCCTGTTACCACAGATAGTCAAACAACAGCTTCAACCTCAACACCAGCTGCAACCTCTGAAACAACACCATCACCTACCACGGCATCATCTAGTGCAGAATCAACTAGTACTTCATCTGTTGAAACTACAGTAAGTCAAACAACAACTTTATCCTCAACAGCTACAGAAAACTCTCCAACAACACCTTCAAGTACTTCACAATCCTCTAGTGCAGTTTCAACTACAACTTCATCTCAGACCACCACTTCTGCATCAACATCTTtggaaacatctacagcatcaccTACAACTACAACTGCATCACCTACTGTATCTTCAACTACCACTTCATCACCAGTAACTACAAATTCTGAAACAACTTCAGGCTCGACATCTACAGTAACCACTCCAACAACACTTCTAACAACCAGTGCATCATCTACTGAAGCATCAACTAGCACTTCATCTCCTGTTACCACAGATAGTCAAACAACAGCTTCAACCTCAACACCAGCTGCAACCTCTGAAACAACACCATCACCTACCACGGCATCATCTAGTGCAGAATCAACTAGTACTTCATCTGTTGAAACTACAGTAAGTCAAACAACAACTTTATCCTCAACAGCTACAGAAAACTCTCCAACAACACCTTCAAGTACTTCACAATCCTCTAGTGCAGTTTCAACCACCACTTCTGCATCAACATCTTtggaaacatctacagcatcaccTACAACTACAACTGCATCACCTACTGTATCTTCAACTACCACTTCATCACCAGTAACTACAAATTCTGAAACAACTTCAGCCTCGACATCTACAGTAACCACTCCAACAACACTTCTAACAACCAGTGCATCATCTACTGAAGCATCAACTAGCACTTCATCTCCTGTTACCACAGATAGTCAAACAACAGCTTCAACCTCAACACCAGCTGCAACCTCTGAAACAACACCATCACCTACCACGGCATCATCTAGTGCAGAATCAACTAGTACTTCATCTGTTGAAACTACAGTAAGTCAAACAACAACTTTATCCTCAACAGCTACAGAAAACTCTCCAACAACACCTTCAAGTACTTCACAATCCTCTAGTGCAGTTTCAACTACAACTTCATCTCAGACCACTTCTGCATCAACATCTTtggaaacatctacagcatcaccTACAACTACAACTGCATCACCTACTGTATCTTCAACTACCACTTCATCACCAGTAACTACAAATTCTACTGAAACAACTTCAGTAACTACTCGACATCTACAGTAACCACTCCAACAACACTTCTAACAACCAGTGCATCATCTACTGAAGCATCAACTAGCACTTCATCTCCTGTTACCACAGATAGTCAAACAACAGCTTCAACCTCAACACCAGCTGCAACCTCTGAAACAACACCATCACCTACCACGGCATCATCTAGTGCAGAATCAACTAGTACTTCATCTGTTGAAACTACAGTAAGTCAAACAACAACTTTATCCTCAACAGCTACAGAAAACTCTCCAACAACACCTTCAAGTACTTCACAATCCTCTAGTGCAGTTTCAACTACAACTTCATCTCAGACCACCACTTCTGCATCAACATCTTtggaaacatctacagcatcaccTACAACTTCAACAGCATCACCTACTGTATCTTCAACTACCACTTCATCACCAGTAACTACAAATTCCGAAACAACTTCAGGCTCGACATCTACAGTAACCACTCCAACAACACTTCTAACAACCAGTGCATCATCTACTGAAGCATCAACTAGCACTTCATCTCCTGTTACCACAGATAGTCAAACAACAGCTTCAACCTCAACACCAGCTGCAACCTCTGAAACAACACCATCACCTACCACGGCATCATCTAGTGCAGAATCAACTAGTACTTCATCTGTTGAAACTACAGTAAGTCAAACAACAACTTTATCCTCAACAGCTACAGAAAACTCTCCAACAACACCTTCAAGTACTTCACAATCCTCTAGTGCAGTTTCAACTACAACTTCATCTCAGACCACCACTTCTGCATCAACATCTTtggaaacatctacagcatcaccTACAACTACAACTGCATCACCTACTGTATCTTCAACTACCACTTCATCACCAGTAACTACAAATTCTGAAACAACTTCAGGCTCGACATCTACAGTAACCACTCCAACAACACTTCTAACAACCAGTGCATCATCTACTGAAGCATCAACTAGCACTTCATCTCCTGTTACCACAGATAGTCAAACAACAGCTTCAACCTCAACACCAGCTGCAACCTCTGAAACAACACCATCACCTACCACGGCATCATCTAGTGCAGAATCAACTAGTACTTCATCTGTTGAAACTACAGTAAGTCAAACAACAACTTTATCCTCAACAGCTACAGAAAACTCTCCAACAACACCTTCAAGTACTTCACAATCCTCTAGTGCAGTTCTCAGACCACCACTTCTGCATCAACATCTTtggaaacatctacagcatcaccTACAACTACAACAGCATCACCTACTGTATCTTCAACTACCACTTCATCACCAGTAACTACAAATTCCGAAACAACTTCAGGCTCGACATCTACAGTAACCACTCCAACAACACTTCTAACAACCAGTGCATCATCTACTGAAGCATCAACTAGCACTTCATCTCCTGTTACCACAGATAGTCAAACAACAGCTTCAACCTCAACACCAGCTGCAACCTCTGAAACAACACCATCACCTACCACGGCATCATCTAGTGCAGAATCAACTAGTACTTCATCTGTTGAAACTACAGTAAGTCAAACAACAACTTTATCCTCAACAGCTACAGAAAACTCTCCAACAACACCTTCAAGTACTTCACAATCCTCTAGTGCAGTTTCAACCACCACTT includes:
- the LOC120538265 gene encoding uncharacterized protein DDB_G0271670-like, yielding TTSGSTSTVTTPTTLLTTSASSTEASTSTSSPVTTDSQTTASTSTPAATSETTPSPTTASSSAESTSTSSVETTVSQTTTLSSTATENSPTTPSSTSQSSSAVSTTTSASTSLETSTASPTTTTASPTVSSTTTSSPVTTNSETTSASTSTVTTPTTPPTTSASSTEASSSTSSPVTTDSQTTASTSTPAATSETTPSPTTASSSAESTSTSSVETTVSQTTTLSSTATENSPTTPSSTSQSSSAVSTTTSSQTTTSASTSLETSTASPTTTTASPTVSSTTTSSPVTTNSETTSASTSTVTTPTTLPTTSASSTEASSSTSSPVTTDSQTTASTSTPAATSETTPSPTTASSSAESTSTSSVETTVSQTTTLSSTATENSPTTPSSTSQSSSAVSTTT